The following proteins come from a genomic window of Candidatus Binatus sp.:
- a CDS encoding acyl-CoA dehydrogenase family protein has product MNLTFGANTPIAHLRKLRDSGDATGFSRALWQEFVAMGWAGILIPAEHGGLGLGHVEAGVVMEELGRTLTPSPFLSTAILAATAIARFGSEKQKRDFLPRIAAGELLATLAVDESSKHRPDRIALAADRAASGYALKGAKTFVIDGHVADLLIVAARTSGAPGQTGGVTMFVVDPHAKGVKAERTPMVDSHNAARITFDNVSVPADAILGKINDGSDALEGILNVGRAAIASELLGAGEEAFTRTVGYFRERKQFGRLIGEFQALQHRAAHLYCELELTRSAVLKALHSLDESVAASSAIVSIAKAKAGATATLTVQEAVQMHGGIGMTDEFDVGLFMKRVRVGQELFGDTNFHAHRLARLNHY; this is encoded by the coding sequence TTGAATCTCACGTTCGGAGCGAATACGCCGATCGCGCATCTGCGCAAGCTTCGCGACAGTGGCGACGCGACGGGATTTTCGCGCGCGCTATGGCAGGAATTCGTCGCGATGGGATGGGCCGGTATTCTCATTCCCGCGGAACATGGCGGACTCGGGCTCGGCCACGTCGAAGCCGGCGTTGTGATGGAGGAACTGGGACGTACGCTTACGCCCTCTCCGTTCCTCTCGACCGCGATTCTAGCCGCGACCGCGATCGCGCGCTTCGGCAGTGAGAAGCAGAAGCGCGATTTTCTGCCGCGGATCGCCGCCGGCGAATTGCTCGCGACGCTGGCCGTTGACGAGTCGTCGAAGCATCGCCCGGATAGAATCGCGCTTGCCGCCGACCGCGCCGCATCCGGTTACGCGCTCAAAGGCGCCAAAACTTTTGTTATCGACGGCCACGTCGCCGACTTGCTGATCGTCGCGGCCCGCACCTCTGGCGCGCCGGGCCAGACCGGCGGCGTCACGATGTTCGTCGTCGACCCGCACGCCAAGGGCGTCAAAGCCGAGCGCACGCCGATGGTCGATTCTCATAACGCCGCGAGGATCACATTCGACAACGTCAGCGTTCCTGCCGATGCGATCCTGGGCAAGATCAACGACGGCTCCGATGCACTCGAAGGCATTCTCAATGTCGGTCGCGCCGCAATCGCGTCGGAACTTTTGGGCGCCGGCGAGGAAGCCTTTACGCGCACCGTGGGTTATTTCCGCGAGCGCAAGCAGTTCGGCCGGCTGATCGGCGAGTTCCAGGCGCTGCAGCATCGCGCGGCTCATCTCTATTGCGAACTGGAACTGACTCGATCTGCGGTGCTGAAAGCGCTGCATTCACTCGACGAATCTGTCGCAGCCTCGAGCGCGATCGTGTCGATCGCGAAAGCCAAAGCTGGCGCCACCGCGACGCTCACCGTCCAGGAAGCAGTGCAGATGCATGGTGGAATCGGGATGACCGACGAATTCGACGTCGGCCTTTTCATGAAGCGAGTGCGAGTCGGCCAGGAATTGTTCGGCGATACGAACTTCCACGCACACCGACTCGCAAGATTAAATCACTACTAA
- a CDS encoding DUF992 domain-containing protein, whose product MAPAYAEEHNVTVKTGYLTCHEAAGWGFIIGSSRKIRCTYSSNGGRTEYYSGSISKFGADIGYLSSAVILWAVAAPTRDINAGALDGNYAGASASLTLGAGAGANVLLGGFHNSIALQPVSFEGQSGLNVAAGIGAMSLHYEGLKAPRVRE is encoded by the coding sequence ATGGCGCCTGCCTATGCGGAGGAACACAACGTAACGGTCAAGACCGGTTATCTAACCTGTCACGAAGCGGCAGGATGGGGCTTTATTATCGGGTCGTCGCGAAAGATCCGATGCACCTATTCGTCGAACGGGGGGCGCACGGAGTACTACTCGGGCTCGATATCGAAGTTTGGCGCCGACATTGGGTATCTCTCGTCGGCGGTGATCTTGTGGGCAGTCGCCGCGCCAACCAGGGACATTAATGCCGGCGCGCTCGACGGCAACTATGCGGGCGCGAGTGCGAGCCTGACTTTGGGTGCGGGTGCGGGCGCGAACGTACTGCTAGGCGGTTTCCACAATTCGATCGCGCTGCAGCCGGTATCGTTTGAAGGTCAGAGCGGATTGAACGTGGCGGCCGGAATCGGCGCGATGAGCCTGCATTACGAAGGATTGAAGGCTCCGCGCGTTCGCGAATAG
- a CDS encoding CsbD family protein produces MADGKAEEIKGRIKEAAGDLMDNQDLKDSGRLDKASGKIKQAVEKGVDKVKDALKK; encoded by the coding sequence ATGGCAGACGGAAAAGCTGAAGAAATCAAAGGCCGCATCAAGGAAGCTGCCGGCGATCTAATGGACAATCAGGACCTGAAGGATTCTGGCCGGCTCGACAAGGCCTCTGGCAAGATTAAGCAAGCGGTCGAGAAGGGAGTCGACAAGGTGAAGGATGCTCTCAAGAAGTAA
- the rbfA gene encoding 30S ribosome-binding factor RbfA, translating to MAEGRRSERVGEAVLREMSELLIKDLRDPRLRGITLTGVKMDDDLRHGRVYFSHLEGSVRAAEAIAGFKSAAGFIRRQMGKALGLRYTPELVFEFDPGLERAARIDALLKGAAPK from the coding sequence GTGGCTGAAGGACGGAGATCCGAACGCGTCGGCGAAGCAGTGCTCAGGGAGATGTCCGAGCTGCTGATTAAGGATTTGCGCGATCCGAGGCTCCGCGGAATCACGCTCACCGGCGTCAAGATGGACGACGATCTCCGCCACGGGCGCGTGTACTTCTCGCATCTCGAGGGCTCGGTGCGCGCGGCGGAGGCGATCGCGGGCTTCAAGAGCGCCGCGGGATTTATCCGGCGCCAGATGGGCAAGGCGCTCGGGCTGCGCTACACTCCGGAACTGGTCTTCGAATTCGATCCAGGGCTCGAGCGCGCCGCGCGAATCGACGCGCTGCTGAAAGGCGCTGCCCCGAAGTAG
- a CDS encoding DUF503 domain-containing protein, whose translation MEIAIMVVGVMRLTLFLPENHSLKGKRQVLRAIKARVRNKFNVSIAESDGHDMWQRAELGICQVGNDRAFVDQALREVVNFIDSLAMAPLGEEWLEITNY comes from the coding sequence GTGGAGATTGCAATCATGGTCGTCGGCGTCATGCGGCTGACCTTGTTTCTGCCGGAGAACCATTCGCTAAAGGGCAAACGTCAGGTGCTGCGCGCGATCAAGGCGCGCGTGCGCAACAAGTTCAACGTCTCGATCGCCGAGTCGGACGGCCATGACATGTGGCAGCGCGCCGAGTTGGGAATTTGCCAGGTTGGCAACGATCGCGCATTCGTGGACCAGGCGCTACGCGAAGTCGTGAACTTTATCGATTCGCTCGCGATGGCGCCGCTCGGCGAAGAGTGGCTCGAGATTACCAACTATTGA
- the infB gene encoding translation initiation factor IF-2 has translation MARKRIKTLAADWGHSVEELLASSARLKLGHGPTESSLLSPEEADRLKADLDEQAHRATILRRETVLETSTGKILEKRLTATVMRRRHTEPGQSAANAEAPFHFEVENQSDESFVSPFLDEAPEPALEAPIFVEPEPGTKPAIQAAESASASEAALPAESRPAEPEIESQAEAMKHYVEPLPEPEPEPVIVTEPEARPVVEALAPAAPPEPQAPAAPSSRFGYRTDRVRTAELPARSTINLTRGSQSGPTLDDGQKGPKVLGRIDLRPKAPVRPAMAPSRPGGPPASRPGLTGRFATQQQAPQAPADGMPQLPPDQAAKPGGGRGIKKKKVVKKGSTDLAAEREMRGLRVPKKRRALPGKEQRKTEITTPRASKRVVRITEGVTVGDLGRSMGVKAGDLIKKLMELGQMATLNQTLDVDTATLLASEFGYSVENVSFDAESAIEETTEEVAAGESVTRPPVVTVMGHVDHGKTSLLDAIRHTNVTAREFGGITQHIGAYTVESNGRKIAFVDTPGHEAFTAMRARGAKVTDIVILVVAANEGVMPQTQEAVAHARAAKVPIIVAINKIDLPDANLDRVKQRLTEIGLVPEDYGGDTITVPVSARTSEGIDRLLEMVLLQADVMDLKANPNRPARGTIVESQLDRGRGPVATVLVQEGTLHQGDAFVSGTSYGRVRAMQNHLGQRLAEAGPSTPVEIFGLSNVPEPGTVFTCVVEESKARQVAEYRRTKQREGELAKTSRISLEDLSQRMAAGEVKELKVILKGDVQGSVEALADSLQRLSTPEVKLEVIHQSAGAISETDVTLASASKGIVIGFNIRPEPKAAALAEKEGVEIRLYTVIYEAINDMREAMEGLLAPTYREKSLGRAEVRKTFNVPGATVAGAMVLDGKLVRSARSRLVRDGRQVWEGKLASLKRFKDDAREVAAGYECGVALENFNDVKPGDIIEAFEMEAILRKLEAPRPQTVRGQAAVEKQLQT, from the coding sequence ATGGCGCGAAAGCGGATCAAAACACTGGCCGCTGATTGGGGACACTCGGTCGAGGAACTACTCGCTTCGAGTGCACGGCTTAAGCTCGGACACGGTCCCACGGAGTCGAGTCTGCTCTCTCCTGAAGAGGCGGATCGGCTGAAGGCCGACCTCGACGAACAGGCGCATCGCGCGACCATCCTGCGGCGCGAGACGGTGCTCGAGACCAGCACCGGCAAAATTCTCGAGAAGCGGCTGACCGCAACGGTGATGCGCCGGCGGCATACGGAGCCCGGGCAATCCGCGGCGAATGCCGAGGCGCCGTTTCATTTCGAAGTCGAGAACCAGAGCGACGAATCGTTCGTGTCGCCGTTCCTGGACGAGGCGCCGGAGCCCGCGCTCGAAGCGCCGATTTTTGTCGAGCCCGAGCCGGGAACGAAACCGGCGATTCAGGCGGCGGAATCCGCGTCCGCGAGCGAGGCTGCCTTGCCGGCAGAGAGCCGGCCCGCCGAGCCTGAAATCGAATCGCAAGCGGAAGCGATGAAGCATTACGTGGAGCCTCTACCGGAGCCCGAGCCAGAACCCGTGATCGTTACGGAGCCCGAGGCGCGGCCAGTCGTTGAAGCTCTGGCGCCCGCCGCTCCTCCCGAACCGCAGGCGCCTGCGGCGCCGTCGTCACGCTTTGGCTATCGCACCGATCGGGTGCGGACCGCGGAACTGCCGGCGCGCAGCACGATCAATCTTACGCGCGGGTCGCAATCCGGCCCGACGCTTGACGATGGCCAGAAGGGGCCCAAGGTTCTCGGCAGGATCGATTTGAGGCCAAAAGCGCCGGTGCGTCCGGCAATGGCGCCGAGTCGTCCGGGCGGTCCGCCGGCTTCGCGTCCTGGCCTTACCGGACGCTTCGCGACTCAGCAGCAAGCTCCGCAAGCGCCGGCTGACGGGATGCCGCAGCTTCCGCCCGATCAGGCAGCCAAACCGGGCGGCGGTCGCGGGATCAAGAAAAAGAAAGTCGTCAAGAAGGGCAGCACCGACCTCGCCGCCGAGCGCGAGATGCGCGGACTGCGCGTGCCGAAGAAGCGCCGCGCGCTACCCGGCAAGGAACAGCGCAAAACCGAAATCACGACGCCGCGAGCGTCGAAGCGCGTCGTGCGAATCACCGAAGGCGTGACGGTCGGCGATCTCGGCCGCAGCATGGGCGTCAAGGCTGGCGACCTGATCAAGAAATTGATGGAACTTGGCCAGATGGCGACGCTCAATCAGACGCTCGATGTCGATACCGCGACGCTGCTCGCGAGCGAGTTCGGTTACAGCGTCGAGAACGTGTCGTTCGACGCGGAATCCGCGATCGAGGAGACCACCGAGGAAGTCGCTGCCGGCGAAAGCGTGACGCGTCCGCCGGTCGTCACGGTGATGGGCCACGTCGATCACGGCAAGACGTCGCTGCTCGATGCGATCCGCCACACCAACGTGACGGCGCGCGAGTTCGGCGGAATCACGCAGCACATCGGCGCCTACACCGTCGAATCGAACGGGCGCAAGATCGCATTCGTCGATACGCCGGGCCATGAGGCGTTCACTGCGATGCGCGCGCGCGGCGCGAAGGTCACCGACATCGTCATCCTGGTGGTCGCCGCCAACGAAGGCGTGATGCCGCAGACGCAGGAAGCGGTGGCTCACGCGCGCGCGGCCAAGGTACCGATTATCGTCGCGATCAACAAGATCGATTTGCCCGACGCCAACCTCGATCGCGTCAAGCAGCGGCTGACGGAGATTGGACTGGTGCCGGAGGATTACGGCGGCGACACGATCACCGTGCCGGTTTCGGCGCGCACCAGTGAAGGAATCGATCGATTGCTCGAGATGGTGCTCTTGCAGGCCGACGTGATGGACCTGAAAGCGAATCCGAATCGTCCGGCGCGCGGCACGATAGTCGAATCGCAGCTCGATCGCGGACGCGGACCGGTCGCGACGGTGCTGGTGCAGGAAGGCACCCTCCATCAGGGCGATGCGTTCGTCAGCGGCACGTCGTACGGACGCGTGCGCGCGATGCAGAATCACCTCGGCCAACGGCTCGCGGAAGCGGGGCCGTCCACGCCGGTCGAAATCTTCGGGCTGTCGAACGTGCCCGAGCCGGGCACCGTGTTTACTTGCGTCGTCGAGGAATCCAAGGCGCGCCAGGTCGCCGAGTATCGGCGCACCAAGCAGCGCGAGGGCGAACTCGCCAAGACCAGCCGCATCTCGCTCGAGGATTTGAGCCAGCGGATGGCGGCCGGCGAAGTGAAGGAACTCAAGGTCATCTTGAAGGGCGACGTGCAGGGCTCGGTCGAGGCGTTGGCCGACTCGCTGCAGCGGCTATCGACGCCCGAGGTCAAGCTCGAAGTGATCCATCAGTCGGCGGGCGCGATTTCCGAAACCGACGTGACGCTCGCGTCGGCGTCGAAGGGAATCGTGATCGGCTTCAATATCCGGCCGGAGCCCAAGGCCGCCGCGCTGGCGGAAAAGGAAGGCGTCGAGATTCGCCTCTATACGGTCATCTACGAAGCGATCAACGACATGCGCGAGGCGATGGAAGGTTTGCTCGCGCCGACATATCGCGAGAAGTCGCTCGGCCGCGCCGAAGTGCGCAAGACCTTCAACGTGCCGGGTGCGACCGTCGCCGGCGCGATGGTGCTCGACGGCAAGCTCGTGCGCAGCGCGCGTTCGCGACTGGTGCGCGACGGCCGCCAGGTCTGGGAAGGCAAGCTCGCGTCGCTCAAGCGGTTCAAGGACGATGCGCGCGAAGTGGCCGCGGGTTACGAATGCGGTGTCGCGCTCGAAAATTTCAACGACGTGAAGCCGGGCGACATTATCGAGGCCTTCGAGATGGAAGCGATTCTGCGCAAGCTCGAGGCGCCCAGGCCGCAGACGGTGCGCGGGCAGGCGGCGGTCGAGAAGCAACTGCAGACTTGA
- a CDS encoding YlxR family protein: MPEKKRKMPEESHKVERTCIGCMKKDAKAAMVRIALVEDSVVADCEGKRAGRGAYLHRTNECALQLVYTKVKVFSSLRRRIDRGERLRIAEAVKLTLDRSTKVE, from the coding sequence ATGCCGGAGAAAAAGCGGAAGATGCCGGAGGAAAGTCATAAGGTAGAGCGCACCTGTATCGGATGCATGAAGAAGGATGCGAAAGCCGCGATGGTTCGAATCGCGTTGGTGGAAGACAGCGTCGTGGCGGATTGCGAGGGGAAGCGAGCGGGGCGGGGCGCATATTTGCATCGCACGAATGAATGCGCGCTCCAATTAGTATATACTAAGGTAAAGGTGTTTAGCTCGCTAAGACGGAGAATCGATCGCGGCGAGCGGCTCAGGATCGCAGAAGCAGTTAAACTTACTCTGGATAGAAGCACAAAGGTCGAATAG
- the nusA gene encoding transcription termination factor NusA yields the protein MQVDLNRVIEQVSKEKGIDKTIVINAVEEMMHSAARRTFGPDRNIESRFNPDIGEIELFEIKTVVEKVNNAASEADVKEARAKYDPEAEVGDEILIKLDTATMGRIAAQAAKQNLIQHIRDAERKQIFNEFKDRKQEVVSGIVQRFERKNMIVNLGRTEAILPEKEQIPHERYRQGDRIRALILDVDLSEKGLAIILSRTSTDFLMKLFEQEVPEIYEGIVEIRQSAREPGGRAKVAVHSKDSDVDAVGACVGMKGTRVQSVVQELRGEKIDIVPWTDDQAELVCRALAPAKVSKVIIDEDEHAMEVIVPDDQLSLAIGKRGQNVRLAHRLTGWKLDVRSEAEAEEEARSARASLNAIPSIGDINAELLYQWGFRSAEQLAEADENAFDVEGISAERAQQIINAAREHVANKKLQAEAKAQAAALAAAAAADTASTVEGATAGEPEEAETSAIAAPELSEADHDAGEKAEDAGGKS from the coding sequence ATGCAGGTTGATCTGAACCGGGTAATCGAACAGGTCTCCAAGGAAAAGGGCATCGATAAGACGATCGTGATTAACGCGGTCGAGGAGATGATGCATTCGGCGGCGCGGCGCACGTTCGGCCCCGACCGCAATATCGAGTCTCGCTTCAATCCGGATATCGGCGAGATCGAGTTGTTCGAAATCAAAACCGTCGTCGAGAAGGTGAACAATGCGGCGTCGGAAGCAGACGTCAAAGAGGCGCGCGCCAAGTACGATCCGGAAGCGGAAGTCGGCGACGAAATCTTGATCAAGCTGGACACGGCCACGATGGGCCGAATCGCGGCGCAGGCGGCCAAGCAGAATCTCATCCAGCATATCCGTGACGCCGAACGCAAGCAGATCTTCAACGAGTTCAAGGATCGCAAGCAGGAAGTCGTCTCGGGCATCGTGCAGCGCTTCGAGCGCAAGAACATGATCGTCAATCTCGGGCGCACCGAGGCGATCTTGCCGGAGAAGGAACAGATTCCGCACGAGCGCTATCGGCAGGGCGATCGCATTCGCGCGCTGATCCTGGACGTCGATCTCTCTGAAAAAGGGCTCGCGATCATCCTCTCGCGCACCTCGACCGATTTCCTGATGAAGCTGTTCGAGCAGGAAGTCCCGGAGATCTACGAAGGCATCGTTGAGATTCGGCAGAGCGCACGCGAGCCGGGCGGCCGCGCCAAGGTCGCGGTCCATTCGAAGGACTCGGACGTTGATGCGGTCGGCGCATGCGTCGGGATGAAAGGCACCCGCGTACAATCGGTGGTGCAGGAGCTGCGCGGCGAAAAAATCGACATCGTGCCGTGGACCGACGATCAGGCGGAGCTGGTATGCCGCGCGCTCGCGCCGGCCAAGGTATCGAAAGTGATCATCGACGAGGACGAACATGCGATGGAAGTGATCGTGCCCGACGATCAGCTATCGCTCGCGATCGGCAAGCGCGGCCAGAACGTGCGGCTCGCCCATCGCCTCACCGGATGGAAACTCGACGTGCGGAGCGAGGCCGAAGCGGAGGAAGAAGCGCGATCGGCGCGCGCGTCGCTGAACGCGATACCGAGCATCGGCGATATCAACGCGGAGTTGCTCTACCAGTGGGGATTCCGATCGGCGGAGCAACTAGCGGAGGCCGACGAGAACGCCTTCGACGTCGAGGGAATCAGCGCGGAGCGGGCGCAGCAGATAATCAACGCGGCGCGCGAGCACGTCGCGAACAAGAAGTTGCAGGCAGAAGCCAAGGCGCAGGCTGCGGCGCTGGCGGCGGCGGCCGCGGCGGACACGGCCTCGACAGTCGAAGGCGCGACTGCCGGGGAGCCGGAGGAAGCAGAAACGTCGGCGATCGCGGCGCCTGAGTTGTCCGAGGCGGATCACGATGCCGGAGAAAAAGCGGAAGATGCCGGAGGAAAGTCATAA
- the rimP gene encoding ribosome maturation factor RimP, protein MGVLTLHPVAEKVAGLLEPHIEREGYELVSVDYRHGTRNSLLRLLVDKPGRGIALSDLEKLSPKLGDLLDVYDPVEGRYTLEVSSPGVNRPLRKLEHFEACRGRRVKVRTHRAREGQKSFIGRLEAVSAAGIEVEDEVSRKRQSFSFDEIAGANYEYDFDKGE, encoded by the coding sequence ATGGGGGTGCTGACGCTTCATCCGGTCGCGGAGAAGGTGGCGGGATTGCTGGAACCGCACATCGAGCGCGAGGGCTATGAGTTGGTGTCGGTGGATTATCGCCACGGGACGCGCAACTCGCTACTGCGGCTCCTGGTGGACAAGCCGGGGCGCGGAATCGCGCTCAGCGACCTCGAGAAGCTGAGTCCGAAGCTGGGCGACTTGCTCGACGTGTACGATCCGGTCGAGGGGCGCTACACGCTGGAGGTGTCGTCGCCGGGAGTGAACCGGCCGCTTCGGAAGCTCGAGCATTTCGAGGCGTGCCGCGGGCGGCGGGTGAAAGTGAGGACGCATCGCGCGCGCGAGGGGCAGAAGTCGTTTATCGGCCGGCTCGAGGCGGTGAGCGCGGCTGGAATTGAAGTTGAAGATGAGGTCAGCAGAAAACGTCAATCATTTAGTTTCGACGAGATCGCGGGAGCGAATTACGAATACGATTTTGACAAAGGCGAATAG
- a CDS encoding acyl-CoA thioesterase/bile acid-CoA:amino acid N-acyltransferase family protein, whose protein sequence is MLASPADALYDEPISIRLAGLPASTQVVVRADAIDDLGHRWASYAEFVTDSTGAIDLARTAPIADSYSLADANGLLWSMTLDSAIVERTPFVKINAEPVSIKLSAATDGKIVDQAELTRRFLAPGIVQKQVSDDGLVATMFHHEDGPRSGVILLGGSGGGLSVEHPAMLASRGFAVMSLGYFAMPGLPRDLMDIPLEYFAKAIAWMRNHLSVRGDKIAAIGSSRGGELVLLLGATFPEIKAVVAYVPSGIVWPGIGAAGAPVRSAWTLKGEQVPCIATTTDGLEAWQQSPVALTPWFLECLKHRQSAERAAIAVEKISGPVLMFSGTDDQMWPSLNLADIAMQRLNALNFPHPHEHVAYAGAGHLIRFPYTPVITEIFHPVVKTPMALGGTPAANHLANLDSWRRCLRFLATHLD, encoded by the coding sequence ATGCTTGCCAGTCCTGCCGACGCACTTTACGACGAGCCGATTTCAATCCGGCTCGCAGGTCTGCCCGCCTCGACGCAGGTCGTGGTTCGAGCGGATGCGATCGACGATTTGGGCCATCGATGGGCTTCCTACGCGGAATTCGTCACCGATTCGACCGGCGCAATCGATCTCGCGCGCACCGCGCCGATCGCCGACAGCTACAGTCTCGCCGACGCCAATGGCCTTTTGTGGTCGATGACGCTCGATTCCGCAATCGTCGAGCGCACGCCGTTCGTCAAAATCAACGCGGAGCCCGTATCGATAAAGCTCAGCGCCGCGACCGACGGGAAAATCGTCGATCAGGCCGAGCTCACCCGGCGCTTCCTCGCGCCCGGCATCGTGCAAAAGCAAGTCTCCGACGACGGCCTCGTCGCGACGATGTTTCATCACGAAGACGGCCCGCGGTCCGGCGTGATCCTGCTCGGCGGCTCCGGCGGCGGCCTGTCCGTCGAGCATCCTGCGATGCTGGCCTCGCGCGGCTTCGCCGTGATGTCGCTCGGCTACTTCGCGATGCCCGGATTGCCGCGCGACCTGATGGACATCCCGCTCGAATATTTCGCCAAGGCGATCGCCTGGATGCGCAATCATCTGAGCGTGCGCGGCGACAAGATCGCTGCAATCGGAAGCTCGCGCGGCGGAGAATTGGTGCTGCTCCTCGGTGCAACGTTTCCGGAAATCAAGGCGGTCGTCGCATACGTACCGAGCGGAATCGTATGGCCGGGAATCGGCGCGGCGGGCGCGCCGGTCCGGTCGGCGTGGACGTTGAAGGGTGAGCAAGTTCCCTGCATCGCGACCACCACCGACGGCCTCGAAGCGTGGCAGCAGTCGCCGGTCGCGCTCACGCCGTGGTTCCTCGAATGCCTCAAACATCGCCAGAGCGCCGAGCGCGCCGCGATCGCCGTCGAAAAAATCAGCGGCCCGGTCCTGATGTTCTCCGGCACCGACGACCAGATGTGGCCGTCGCTCAATCTCGCCGACATCGCAATGCAGCGCCTCAACGCGCTCAATTTCCCGCATCCGCACGAGCACGTCGCCTACGCCGGCGCCGGTCACCTGATCCGGTTTCCGTACACGCCGGTGATCACCGAAATATTTCATCCGGTGGTGAAAACCCCGATGGCGCTCGGCGGTACGCCCGCGGCCAATCACCTCGCCAACCTCGATTCGTGGCGCCGATGCCTCAGATTTCTCGCGACCCATCTCGACTAG
- a CDS encoding MgtC/SapB family protein, whose translation MPGLEGPESPAIGFLLALAIGFLVGRSREPLEGGPQRPGIRDFLIIAMLGAVAGHLGIVAISIALFAGIVGVLLVMRAHHPERSGITTELAALATFILASLCLTQDREFGAGLGIVLAMVLAQRDQLRRLVREEISEQEYIDTLSFLGLIFIIYPLLPPGQYGPFGFFDPRKIWLFVILVSGVSYVGYFLIKFVGEERGALLTAVIGALASTTAYTTGISRSVADSPETAIAAARNALIANSILFPRMLLVVALVSPALAIAGIPAFAAMTAAGFLAAYLLGRATDRHHEEVAASEFSNPFSLWPALKFGVGFMTVLFLARAAKYYLGNSGQTIVSAISGLVDVDAISLTLAGFVQAGSTAARDAVVGLTLAAGVNAIFKSAIAQSSNQPAFYLRLIAGFVIMFAAGAAVLVFLDTSRFAELLSQFNTK comes from the coding sequence ATGCCGGGTCTCGAAGGTCCCGAATCCCCCGCCATCGGGTTTCTGCTCGCGCTTGCGATCGGCTTTCTCGTCGGGCGCAGCCGCGAGCCGCTCGAAGGAGGGCCGCAGCGTCCCGGCATCCGCGATTTCCTGATCATCGCGATGCTCGGCGCGGTCGCCGGCCATCTCGGCATCGTCGCCATTTCGATCGCGCTGTTTGCGGGCATCGTTGGCGTGCTGCTCGTGATGCGAGCGCATCATCCCGAGCGCAGCGGCATCACCACCGAACTTGCCGCGCTCGCGACTTTCATCCTCGCGAGCCTCTGCCTCACGCAGGATCGCGAGTTCGGCGCAGGCCTCGGAATCGTGCTCGCGATGGTGCTGGCGCAGCGCGACCAGTTGCGCCGCTTGGTGCGCGAAGAAATTTCCGAGCAGGAATACATCGACACGCTGAGTTTCCTCGGCCTCATCTTCATCATCTATCCGCTGCTGCCGCCCGGTCAGTACGGACCGTTTGGTTTTTTCGATCCGCGCAAAATCTGGCTCTTCGTAATTCTTGTTTCGGGCGTGTCTTACGTCGGTTATTTTTTGATCAAGTTCGTCGGCGAGGAGCGTGGCGCGCTGCTGACGGCCGTGATCGGCGCGTTGGCTTCGACCACTGCTTACACCACCGGAATATCGCGCTCGGTCGCCGATTCCCCGGAAACCGCGATCGCGGCCGCCCGCAACGCCCTGATCGCAAACTCGATCCTGTTTCCGCGGATGCTGCTGGTGGTGGCGCTCGTCTCCCCGGCTCTCGCGATTGCGGGGATTCCGGCCTTCGCCGCTATGACCGCCGCCGGCTTTCTCGCCGCGTATCTGCTCGGCCGCGCCACCGATCGCCACCACGAAGAAGTCGCGGCCTCCGAATTCTCCAACCCGTTTTCGCTCTGGCCGGCGCTCAAGTTCGGCGTCGGGTTCATGACGGTGCTGTTCCTGGCGCGCGCCGCGAAATACTACCTCGGCAATAGCGGCCAGACGATCGTGTCAGCGATCAGCGGACTGGTCGATGTGGACGCGATTTCGCTCACGCTCGCGGGCTTCGTCCAGGCCGGCAGCACCGCGGCCCGCGATGCGGTGGTCGGATTGACGCTCGCCGCCGGCGTCAATGCGATTTTCAAGTCGGCAATTGCCCAATCGAGCAATCAGCCGGCCTTCTATCTGCGGCTGATCGCGGGCTTCGTCATCATGTTCGCCGCCGGCGCCGCCGTTCTGGTGTTCCTGGATACCAGCCGCTTCGCCGAATTGCTTAGTCAGTTCAATACTAAGTGA